In Chitinophaga nivalis, a single genomic region encodes these proteins:
- a CDS encoding MFS transporter, with protein MSHPKQIFRSWIPEWLIRLTILLVLLPTVMLFALSTANVNAATGFYGAEPADIQFSMLLYYASLAAFTPLERRFFSRIATKEYFLICLVLQVLISYWCYHTRELPVLFFCRFLQGMVNCGVTSICLTLLFGRLKSEHARETGYAVLYAMILCSASLTSLVTAPLVDNYEYNMLYKMIIYTFVPGAILLLLLMNKVHLTKKTPLYQLDWASFILYSVMLVLLGYVLIYGQQYYWLQDNRIVWSLVAAILLAGCFALRQFSRKRPLIHLQVFRYKAVLFGLLLLGCLYIIRGAFNVTTSYFSTVLGMDPIHMYELLIYNLVGIIIGVVFAARLVIKRRPLQFIWLAGFFLLLIFHSVMYFLFAAEADMSTFIVPLMIQGLGAGMLMTPIILFIISSVPEEMGQSASAVGVFIRYTFFGLSTALINFFSLFFGHTHSMRLSDRVSRADNGVGERLHTYQTALQGRGMLPVEASRAATALLDKTMQKQAFLKFAMDYYEMMAILILFIMLLIIMAPFINRTIINVKTKQPAAATF; from the coding sequence ATGAGTCATCCGAAACAAATTTTCAGATCATGGATTCCGGAGTGGCTGATCCGCCTCACCATTTTGCTGGTGTTGCTGCCTACTGTGATGTTGTTTGCATTGTCTACTGCCAATGTAAATGCCGCTACCGGATTCTATGGAGCTGAACCTGCTGATATACAGTTCTCCATGCTGCTTTATTATGCATCCCTGGCGGCTTTTACACCGCTGGAAAGACGCTTCTTCAGCCGCATCGCCACGAAGGAATATTTTCTGATCTGCCTGGTGCTACAGGTATTGATTTCCTATTGGTGTTATCATACCCGGGAACTGCCGGTATTATTTTTCTGCCGCTTCCTGCAGGGGATGGTCAACTGCGGCGTTACCAGTATTTGTCTGACTTTGTTGTTTGGCCGGCTGAAATCAGAACATGCGCGTGAAACCGGCTATGCGGTACTGTATGCCATGATCCTCTGTTCTGCCTCATTAACCTCGCTGGTAACAGCGCCGTTGGTAGACAACTACGAATACAACATGTTGTACAAGATGATCATTTATACGTTTGTACCAGGGGCCATCCTGTTGTTGCTCCTGATGAACAAAGTGCATCTGACCAAAAAAACACCCTTGTATCAGCTGGACTGGGCCAGCTTCATCCTGTATAGCGTGATGCTGGTATTGCTGGGCTACGTGCTGATTTACGGCCAGCAGTACTACTGGCTGCAAGACAACCGCATTGTATGGAGCCTCGTGGCTGCCATACTGCTGGCAGGTTGTTTTGCCCTCCGGCAATTCAGCCGTAAGCGGCCGCTGATACACCTGCAGGTATTCCGGTATAAAGCCGTGCTGTTTGGTTTACTGCTGCTGGGATGTTTGTATATCATCCGGGGCGCCTTTAATGTAACGACCAGTTATTTCTCTACCGTGCTGGGTATGGATCCCATTCATATGTACGAGCTGCTGATATACAATCTGGTGGGTATTATCATTGGGGTGGTGTTTGCCGCCAGGCTGGTCATCAAAAGAAGACCTTTGCAATTTATCTGGCTGGCCGGATTCTTTCTGCTGCTGATATTTCACAGTGTGATGTATTTTTTATTCGCGGCAGAAGCGGATATGTCTACCTTCATTGTACCCTTGATGATACAAGGTTTAGGCGCCGGTATGCTGATGACGCCCATCATCCTGTTTATCATTTCTTCTGTACCGGAAGAGATGGGACAATCCGCTTCCGCGGTAGGCGTATTTATCCGGTATACCTTCTTCGGATTAAGTACGGCCCTGATTAATTTCTTTTCCCTGTTTTTCGGACATACCCACAGCATGCGGCTGAGCGACCGTGTATCACGTGCGGATAATGGCGTAGGAGAGCGGTTGCATACCTACCAGACGGCCTTGCAGGGACGAGGTATGTTGCCGGTAGAAGCTTCCCGGGCAGCTACCGCACTGTTGGATAAAACCATGCAGAAACAGGCATTTTTAAAATTTGCGATGGATTATTATGAGATGATGGCCATTCTGATTCTCTTCATCATGCTGTTGATTATCATGGCGCCGTTTATTAACCGGACCATTATCAATGTAAAGACGAAACAACCGGCTGCTGCTACTTTTTAG